The following coding sequences are from one Mycolicibacterium aichiense window:
- a CDS encoding response regulator: MKLATRLAIVCGCALLAVILANALYTIQLRRITDLYEERAQARNGQVAALDVQRDLKGLLVTRDRLLLSNDPARRSELSGELDNLGQVVDTELRAAAETNDNSTIRVLSQQALSTWTTLRPELQSAQSGSTPGLSGRGIEGQVAVLESQLSNVEQEAVKAVDNANTKAAKAVNFAKTMLWIFASAIVLVLGVLLYFTSRNIHRTVTRAAEQNERARRAKEIQASLMTEVQTAADLAAAASIIVSRTAQALDAKHGALYLRQADDPDRFALVASYAFHRRKDLPYSFGFGDGLVGQCALEGNRIEVIGAPGDYVEIVSGLGKMEPVSLILIPIKSESEVHGVLELAGLRQFSDDDVELAENIALGAGVALNAIESAQKTSELLRLSQAQTEELQAQEEELRTANEQLTQREDQLSAQNAELEETTEELRSQQEELKASSERLETQAQSLEAKNDELHRLSQTLEAKAEELAVSSRYKSEFLANMSHELRTPLNSILILAGLLADSDDPLNDKQQEFAETIQQSGKDLLNLIDEVLDLAKVESGSLRLEREVIVVSDLVAFLERTFRPIAENKGVDFRVVVSASAPEQLTSDYTRVKQIAKNLIANAIKFTDEGSVTVSLSAAGDKEGCPGTGYLALAVTDTGIGIDENDHHLIFESFQQAARGTNRQYGGTGLGLAISRELARNLGGEITLRSTLGEGSTFTCHLPVASPQGTELAPPATMGSARTPNIRPAEPAPPQAAGNGAGRGVEGTSSPQLDGAFARIDAVDISDIDWPRGTQPVLLVVEDDATFAGLLVELATEAGFDAVVTASGRTALALAKERQPAAITLDIGLPDMAGWVVLDVLKHDLATRHIPVNVISGSNDDGRGRRMGAIHTLNKPAEIADLRSMFGAVAEFLKPGPRHVLVAEDDASQRQVVKHMIESDDIAITCVGTGQQVLAELAGPTSYDCLVLDLGLPDMDGIDLIERVKDQLEQKHLPVIVHTGRELTAAETQRLEVLASAIVLKNAKSPERLLDETALFLHRVTNDMPDSAREILSNPKRIDESLKGNTVLLVDDDVRNVFSLGSALKRYGITVIPARNGQEGLDSLAAHPEVGLVLMDIMMPVMDGYEAMRRIRAESRWRNLPIVALTAKAMKGDRQKCLDAGASDYVTKPVDMDQLTSVLRVWLGSRLRGQQGAASAND, translated from the coding sequence ATGAAGCTTGCGACCCGATTGGCGATCGTGTGCGGATGCGCGCTGCTCGCCGTCATCCTGGCGAACGCGCTCTACACCATTCAATTGCGGCGAATCACCGATCTGTACGAGGAGCGCGCCCAAGCGCGCAATGGCCAGGTTGCCGCGCTCGACGTTCAACGCGATCTGAAGGGCTTGCTCGTCACACGCGACAGGTTGCTGCTCTCCAACGACCCGGCTCGCCGCTCAGAACTCAGCGGCGAGCTCGACAACCTCGGGCAAGTCGTCGACACCGAGCTTCGGGCGGCCGCGGAGACCAATGACAACAGCACCATCCGCGTGCTGTCCCAACAAGCATTGTCAACGTGGACGACGTTGCGGCCCGAGCTCCAGAGCGCCCAAAGTGGCTCAACGCCAGGGCTTTCTGGCCGCGGCATCGAAGGTCAGGTCGCTGTCCTGGAGAGTCAGCTGAGCAACGTCGAGCAGGAAGCCGTGAAGGCCGTCGACAATGCCAACACCAAGGCGGCCAAGGCAGTCAACTTCGCCAAGACCATGCTGTGGATCTTCGCCAGCGCCATCGTTCTGGTGCTGGGCGTCCTGCTGTACTTCACCAGTCGCAACATCCACCGCACCGTGACACGGGCTGCCGAACAGAACGAGCGAGCCAGGCGCGCCAAGGAGATCCAGGCGAGTCTGATGACCGAGGTGCAGACCGCTGCGGACCTGGCAGCCGCGGCGTCGATCATCGTATCGCGCACCGCTCAGGCACTCGACGCCAAGCACGGTGCCCTATACCTGCGCCAGGCAGACGACCCCGACCGGTTCGCTCTGGTCGCGTCGTATGCCTTCCACCGGCGCAAGGACCTGCCGTACTCCTTCGGGTTCGGAGATGGTCTGGTCGGCCAGTGCGCCCTGGAAGGTAATCGGATCGAAGTGATTGGCGCACCAGGCGATTACGTCGAGATCGTCTCGGGGCTGGGCAAGATGGAGCCGGTCTCGCTCATCTTGATCCCGATCAAGTCCGAGTCCGAGGTCCATGGCGTTCTCGAGCTTGCCGGTTTGCGGCAGTTCTCCGACGACGATGTCGAACTCGCGGAGAACATCGCGCTGGGCGCAGGCGTCGCCCTTAACGCAATCGAATCGGCGCAGAAGACCAGCGAGTTGTTGCGGCTGTCGCAAGCGCAGACCGAGGAATTGCAAGCCCAGGAAGAAGAGCTGCGGACGGCGAACGAGCAGCTGACTCAACGCGAGGACCAGCTGTCGGCGCAAAATGCCGAACTGGAGGAGACGACCGAGGAACTGCGCTCTCAGCAGGAGGAGCTCAAGGCGAGCTCGGAACGACTGGAGACCCAGGCACAGTCTCTGGAGGCCAAGAACGACGAGCTGCATCGGCTCAGCCAGACGCTGGAGGCCAAGGCAGAGGAACTGGCTGTGTCGTCGCGGTACAAGTCGGAGTTCCTGGCGAACATGTCGCATGAACTCCGCACACCGCTGAACAGCATTTTGATCCTCGCCGGTCTCCTGGCTGATTCCGATGATCCGCTCAACGATAAACAGCAGGAATTCGCCGAGACGATTCAACAGTCCGGCAAGGATCTGTTGAATCTCATCGACGAGGTTCTCGACCTCGCGAAGGTCGAATCCGGATCCTTGCGCCTGGAGCGCGAAGTGATCGTGGTGAGCGATCTCGTCGCCTTCCTCGAACGCACGTTCCGGCCGATAGCGGAGAACAAGGGCGTGGACTTCCGGGTCGTGGTGAGTGCCTCTGCCCCAGAACAACTCACCAGTGACTACACGCGGGTCAAGCAGATCGCCAAGAATCTCATCGCCAATGCGATCAAGTTCACCGACGAGGGATCGGTGACGGTGAGTTTGTCGGCGGCAGGTGACAAGGAAGGCTGCCCGGGTACGGGTTATCTCGCGCTGGCCGTCACCGACACCGGGATCGGCATCGACGAGAACGATCATCACCTGATCTTCGAGTCCTTTCAGCAGGCGGCCCGGGGTACCAACCGGCAGTACGGCGGCACCGGCCTCGGACTGGCGATCAGCCGGGAATTGGCCCGCAACCTCGGCGGCGAGATCACGCTCCGCAGCACGCTCGGCGAGGGCTCTACGTTCACCTGCCACCTGCCCGTCGCGAGCCCGCAAGGGACCGAGTTGGCGCCCCCTGCCACGATGGGCTCCGCCCGGACGCCGAACATACGGCCGGCCGAGCCGGCCCCACCACAAGCGGCTGGTAACGGAGCAGGGCGGGGCGTTGAGGGAACATCGTCGCCGCAACTCGACGGCGCGTTCGCGCGCATCGACGCGGTGGATATTTCCGATATCGACTGGCCGCGTGGAACACAGCCCGTCCTGTTGGTGGTCGAGGACGACGCCACATTCGCGGGTCTGTTGGTCGAACTGGCCACCGAAGCAGGCTTCGACGCGGTTGTCACCGCCAGTGGACGAACCGCTCTGGCACTGGCCAAGGAACGCCAGCCGGCCGCGATCACCCTGGATATCGGCTTGCCGGACATGGCAGGCTGGGTGGTCCTCGATGTCCTCAAGCATGATCTCGCCACGCGCCACATCCCGGTCAACGTGATCTCGGGCTCCAATGACGACGGCCGGGGTAGGCGGATGGGCGCCATTCACACGTTGAACAAGCCCGCCGAAATCGCCGACCTACGTTCAATGTTCGGCGCCGTTGCCGAATTCCTGAAGCCGGGACCGCGACATGTGCTCGTTGCCGAGGACGACGCCAGTCAGCGTCAGGTCGTCAAGCACATGATCGAGAGCGACGACATTGCTATCACCTGCGTGGGAACCGGTCAGCAGGTGCTGGCCGAACTGGCCGGGCCGACGTCCTACGATTGCCTGGTCCTTGATCTCGGACTACCCGACATGGACGGCATCGACCTCATCGAGCGGGTCAAGGACCAGCTCGAGCAGAAGCACCTGCCGGTAATCGTGCACACCGGGCGGGAATTGACGGCGGCAGAGACGCAGCGACTGGAAGTCCTTGCCTCCGCGATCGTGTTGAAGAACGCCAAGTCACCCGAGCGCTTGCTGGACGAGACAGCGCTGTTTCTGCATCGTGTGACCAACGACATGCCTGACTCGGCGCGCGAGATCCTGTCGAATCCCAAGCGAATCGACGAAAGCCTGAAGGGCAACACCGTCTTGCTCGTCGACGACGATGTCCGCAACGTCTTCTCCCTGGGCAGCGCGTTGAAGAGATACGGCATCACCGTGATTCCCGCCCGCAACGGGCAGGAGGGACTCGACAGCCTCGCCGCCCATCCGGAGGTGGGCCTGGTGCTGATGGACATCATGATGCCCGTCATGGACGGTTACGAGGCGATGCGCCGGATCCGGGCTGAATCACGTTGGCGCAATTTGCCTATCGTGGCCCTGACCGCGAAAGCGATGAAGGGTGACCGCCAGAAATGTCTGGATGCCGGCGCCTCCGACTACGTGACCAAACCGGTCGACATGGATCAACTCACCTCGGTGCTGCGAGTCTGGCTCGGAAGTCGGTTACGTGGCCAGCAGGGGGCGGCAAGCGCCAATGACTGA
- a CDS encoding CheR family methyltransferase translates to MTDPAEIDPARSKELMAIEAEAFFYTVFEFLGYDFRHYTDASRNRRLMAFVDRHSLGSISRAQDRVLRDPSLLASFLSTMTINVTEMFRDPSVFTKIRTDLLPRLATYPRIRIWVAGCATGEEAYSMAILLDEAGLLDRSTIYATDIDSESLRVAASAIYPADTMVGATRNYQASGGERPFSDWYVAKYDRSILNPALRSRLEFFSHNLATDSTFGEFHLILCRNVFIYFEETLQRRAERMFWDSLAPFGHLVIGPREGLTVDGMKLFKAQDRRLGIYAKTQNQRARP, encoded by the coding sequence ATGACTGATCCCGCGGAGATCGACCCGGCTCGGTCCAAAGAACTGATGGCGATCGAGGCGGAGGCGTTCTTCTACACGGTCTTCGAGTTCCTCGGCTACGACTTTCGGCACTACACAGATGCGTCACGCAACAGGCGGCTGATGGCGTTCGTCGATCGTCATTCGCTGGGCAGCATCTCCAGAGCGCAGGACCGGGTGCTTCGCGACCCGAGCCTGCTGGCCTCGTTTCTGTCGACGATGACGATCAACGTGACCGAGATGTTCCGGGATCCCTCGGTGTTCACCAAAATTCGCACTGATCTGCTGCCACGGCTGGCGACCTATCCCCGAATCCGGATCTGGGTGGCGGGGTGCGCGACGGGGGAAGAGGCCTACTCCATGGCCATTCTGCTGGATGAGGCCGGTCTGCTGGATCGGTCCACGATCTATGCGACCGACATCGACAGCGAATCGCTCCGGGTTGCCGCATCGGCGATCTACCCCGCCGACACGATGGTGGGCGCGACCCGGAACTACCAGGCCAGCGGAGGTGAAAGGCCGTTCTCCGACTGGTATGTCGCCAAATACGACAGATCCATTCTCAACCCGGCGCTGCGGTCCCGACTCGAGTTCTTCTCCCATAATCTGGCCACTGACAGCACGTTCGGCGAGTTCCATCTGATCCTGTGCAGAAACGTCTTCATCTACTTCGAGGAGACGTTGCAGCGCAGGGCCGAGCGCATGTTCTGGGACAGCCTGGCGCCCTTCGGGCATCTCGTCATCGGCCCGCGCGAAGGCCTCACCGTCGACGGCATGAAGTTGTTCAAGGCGCAGGACCGCCGACTGGGGATTTACGCCAAGACCCAGAACCAGCGTGCCCGGCCCTGA
- a CDS encoding chemotaxis protein CheB, with translation MPGPDVVVIGGSAGGIKALRGIFETLVDVRNTVVLVVLHRAPQYRGLDRVLQGYTAIPVNEPTASPWACSTGEVTLAPAGYHLLVGNERNPSTEPATPVEQYETGSAVRAHLTLDPPILHSRPSLDALFSSAAQLVNSVTAVLLSCASDDGARGCEDVKAGGGRVVLQDPDTCEAAVAVNAALRRVEPDHVADPAGIGRWLSGMGG, from the coding sequence GTGCCCGGCCCTGACGTCGTTGTCATCGGCGGTAGTGCCGGCGGCATCAAGGCGTTACGCGGCATCTTCGAGACCCTCGTCGACGTCCGCAACACAGTGGTGCTCGTGGTGTTGCATCGCGCGCCTCAGTACCGGGGGCTCGACCGGGTCCTGCAGGGCTACACCGCAATCCCGGTCAACGAACCCACCGCCAGTCCCTGGGCGTGTTCGACGGGAGAGGTGACGCTGGCTCCCGCCGGCTATCACCTGCTGGTGGGCAACGAGCGGAATCCGTCGACGGAACCGGCTACCCCGGTTGAGCAGTACGAAACAGGCTCCGCTGTGCGGGCACACCTGACATTGGACCCGCCGATCCTGCACTCGCGGCCCTCACTCGACGCGTTGTTCTCCAGCGCGGCGCAATTGGTCAATTCGGTTACAGCCGTGCTGCTTTCGTGTGCCAGCGACGACGGGGCCCGCGGCTGCGAAGACGTGAAGGCCGGCGGGGGGCGAGTTGTTCTCCAGGATCCGGACACGTGCGAGGCGGCTGTAGCCGTCAACGCCGCACTGCGCCGCGTGGAGCCGGATCATGTCGCGGATCCCGCCGGCATCGGGCGATGGCTTTCCGGAATGGGCGGCTGA
- a CDS encoding fused (3R)-hydroxyacyl-ACP dehydratase subunits HadA/HadB, with amino-acid sequence MTAPAETSPIEARVGHYYRMDGTYLVGREKLREYARAVQDYHPAHWDVAAAAELGYSDVVAPLTFTSAPGMQCNRRMFESIVVGYDTYLQTEEVFEQHRPIVAGDELVIDVELTSVRRTAGRDFITVTNTFTDTHGERVHTLHTTVVGVTAEDIDAGVKVAVQNAMMHDMNILDIGGDDADYEKELRPDGEIRISDGGLTRSPGTRSFDSLAVGEELPAHHTRVSRGDLVNYAGVAGDANPIHWDEEIAKLAGLPDVIAHGMLTMGLGAGYHSVWSGDPGAVTRFAVRLSQPAVVSAKEGADIEFSGKVKSLDPETRSGVVLVGAKSAGKKIFGLATMNVRFS; translated from the coding sequence ATGACCGCACCAGCAGAAACGTCGCCGATCGAAGCACGGGTCGGCCACTACTACCGGATGGACGGCACCTACCTCGTCGGCCGGGAGAAGCTCCGTGAATACGCCCGCGCGGTGCAGGACTATCACCCGGCCCACTGGGACGTCGCCGCGGCAGCTGAGCTGGGCTATTCAGACGTCGTGGCACCGCTGACCTTCACCTCGGCGCCGGGCATGCAGTGCAACCGCCGGATGTTCGAGTCGATCGTCGTCGGCTACGACACCTACCTGCAGACCGAAGAGGTCTTCGAGCAGCACCGCCCGATCGTCGCCGGCGACGAACTCGTGATCGACGTCGAGCTGACCTCGGTGCGGCGGACCGCGGGGCGAGACTTCATCACCGTCACCAACACGTTCACCGACACTCACGGGGAACGGGTGCACACCCTGCACACCACCGTCGTCGGCGTGACCGCGGAGGACATCGACGCGGGCGTGAAGGTCGCCGTCCAGAACGCGATGATGCACGACATGAACATCCTCGATATCGGCGGCGACGACGCCGATTACGAGAAGGAACTGCGCCCCGACGGCGAGATCCGGATCTCCGACGGCGGTCTGACCCGGTCGCCGGGCACGCGGTCGTTCGACAGTTTGGCCGTCGGCGAGGAGCTACCCGCCCACCACACTCGGGTGTCCCGGGGCGATCTCGTGAACTACGCCGGCGTCGCCGGCGACGCCAATCCGATCCACTGGGATGAAGAGATCGCCAAGCTGGCGGGTCTCCCCGACGTGATCGCTCACGGCATGTTGACCATGGGCCTCGGCGCCGGATACCACTCGGTCTGGTCGGGCGACCCGGGAGCGGTCACCCGGTTCGCAGTGCGGCTGTCGCAACCCGCGGTCGTGTCGGCCAAGGAGGGTGCCGACATCGAGTTCAGCGGCAAGGTCAAGTCGCTGGATCCCGAAACCCGCTCAGGGGTCGTCCTTGTGGGCGCGAAGTCGGCGGGCAAGAAGATCTTCGGTCTGGCGACGATGAACGTGCGGTTCAGCTGA
- a CDS encoding DUF732 domain-containing protein, with protein MKGAPAACPYCGADLDASGTCARCGGVLKPTPPTGWRPDPTARYEGRYYTAGHATNRVRNGRSESNDPVGGQMLPSYVEVPVARSSIRLTWLATGVTTAVIVMVAGVVAGLLWARHRPSPPPEVDYVQALQTAGLFDQFNSEANAIAHGHEVCNQLEHGGQQQGLLADKIAVDVFCPKFNKGFRILESAKISGVFVLTDSLGTGSIVVDGGTCHGTDGYADIGRTTPVTVKNGKGDILTTTSLGAGTGDSANCTFSFTFAIDEGQDRYVVSIGRRGDFSYSFEQLRSHGLQIHLGH; from the coding sequence ATGAAGGGAGCGCCCGCGGCCTGTCCCTATTGCGGGGCTGACCTCGACGCAAGCGGCACGTGCGCGCGTTGCGGCGGCGTGCTGAAGCCGACGCCGCCGACGGGCTGGCGGCCGGATCCCACCGCCCGCTACGAAGGCCGGTATTACACGGCCGGGCATGCCACCAATCGGGTGCGCAACGGCAGGTCGGAGTCGAACGACCCCGTCGGCGGGCAGATGTTGCCGTCGTACGTCGAGGTGCCGGTGGCTCGATCGAGCATCCGGTTGACCTGGCTGGCCACGGGGGTCACGACCGCCGTCATCGTGATGGTCGCCGGTGTGGTCGCAGGCTTGCTCTGGGCGCGGCACCGGCCGTCGCCGCCGCCTGAAGTGGACTACGTGCAGGCCTTGCAGACCGCGGGGCTGTTCGATCAGTTCAATTCCGAGGCCAATGCCATCGCCCATGGGCACGAGGTGTGCAATCAACTCGAACACGGCGGGCAACAGCAGGGTCTGCTCGCGGACAAGATCGCCGTCGACGTGTTCTGCCCGAAATTCAACAAGGGCTTCCGTATTCTCGAATCTGCCAAGATCTCAGGGGTTTTCGTCCTGACTGACAGCCTCGGTACCGGTTCGATCGTCGTCGACGGTGGCACCTGTCACGGTACGGACGGCTACGCCGATATCGGTCGCACCACCCCGGTGACAGTCAAGAACGGCAAGGGAGACATTCTCACCACCACATCGCTGGGTGCCGGTACCGGTGACAGCGCGAACTGCACGTTCTCGTTCACGTTCGCCATCGATGAGGGCCAGGACCGCTACGTGGTATCCATCGGCCGGCGAGGCGATTTCAGCTACAGCTTCGAACAGCTGCGCAGCCACGGACTGCAAATCCACCTCGGTCACTGA
- a CDS encoding SDR family NAD(P)-dependent oxidoreductase, producing the protein MDTATRVVVITGASQGIGAGLVAGYRRLGYTVVANSRSIGESDDPSVLAVAADISRPGVGERIIDAAVQRFGRVDTVVNNAGIFIPKPFTDYTDADYDAITGVNLRGFFDVTRAALRVLGPGGHIVTISTSLVDQANSHVPSALASLTKGGLNAATKALAVEYAGRGIRVNAVALGVVNTPMHDPSTHDALAGLNPMGRLGEIDDAVDAVLYLEQAGFVTGEILHVDGGQSAGH; encoded by the coding sequence ATGGACACTGCAACAAGGGTGGTCGTCATCACCGGCGCGTCCCAGGGTATCGGTGCCGGGTTGGTGGCCGGGTACCGCCGGCTTGGCTACACGGTCGTCGCCAACTCCCGAAGCATCGGCGAGAGCGACGACCCGTCGGTGCTCGCCGTCGCTGCCGACATCTCACGACCGGGTGTGGGAGAACGCATCATCGACGCCGCGGTGCAACGCTTCGGCCGCGTCGACACGGTGGTGAACAATGCGGGCATCTTTATCCCCAAGCCCTTCACCGACTACACCGACGCCGACTACGACGCCATCACCGGGGTCAATCTGCGGGGTTTCTTCGACGTGACCCGGGCGGCGCTCCGGGTGCTGGGTCCCGGCGGCCACATCGTCACTATCTCCACCAGCCTGGTAGACCAGGCCAATTCGCACGTTCCCTCCGCACTGGCGTCCCTGACCAAGGGCGGCCTCAACGCTGCGACCAAAGCCTTGGCTGTCGAATATGCCGGCCGCGGAATCCGGGTCAACGCGGTCGCTCTCGGTGTCGTCAATACGCCGATGCACGATCCGTCCACCCACGACGCGTTGGCCGGCCTCAATCCCATGGGCAGGCTCGGTGAGATCGACGACGCCGTCGACGCGGTGCTGTACCTGGAGCAGGCTGGATTCGTCACGGGTGAGATCCTCCATGTGGACGGAGGCCAGAGTGCCGGACACTGA
- a CDS encoding LysR family transcriptional regulator: MELRQLRYFVTVAEELNFGRAAARLRIAGPSLSQQIKALERDLKISLFDRDRRSVALTPAGAALLPDARALIAQADELRRRAAKFGESEPVRVGYVNWCPTDWSARAAGIAQLRVDTWVMPSHTQAARVADGSLDLAICWVQNDDLEALSLQARLVGVDRLYALAPGSDDSVVEAADTVVLIDADTASWSSWNRYAEQFSAATGARVMRTDDGGVTGPTFLDHVRGLGRPVLNNPKGQDHPVPKDLVRRAVINPVPMWTWSLVWRRDDDNPAVAALVDEFTRGIGDFGLNEASVWLPADDPHRPCDQGGG; the protein is encoded by the coding sequence ATGGAGTTGCGGCAGCTGCGCTACTTCGTGACCGTGGCCGAGGAGTTGAACTTCGGTCGCGCGGCTGCGCGTCTGCGCATCGCCGGTCCATCGCTGTCCCAGCAGATCAAGGCCCTTGAACGCGACCTCAAGATCAGCCTGTTCGACCGCGACCGCCGTTCGGTGGCTCTGACGCCTGCCGGTGCTGCACTGCTGCCCGATGCCAGGGCGCTGATCGCGCAGGCAGACGAATTACGCAGGCGCGCTGCGAAGTTCGGGGAGTCAGAGCCGGTGCGCGTCGGCTATGTCAACTGGTGCCCAACGGACTGGTCCGCGCGGGCGGCGGGGATCGCACAGCTGCGGGTGGACACCTGGGTCATGCCGTCGCACACGCAGGCCGCACGGGTCGCCGACGGGAGCCTCGACCTGGCGATCTGTTGGGTGCAGAACGACGATCTGGAAGCGCTGTCACTGCAGGCCCGGTTGGTGGGAGTGGACCGGCTCTACGCATTGGCCCCGGGGTCGGACGATTCGGTCGTCGAGGCCGCTGACACCGTTGTATTGATCGACGCGGACACCGCCAGCTGGTCGTCGTGGAACCGCTACGCCGAGCAGTTTTCGGCTGCGACCGGTGCCCGCGTCATGCGCACGGACGACGGCGGCGTCACCGGACCGACGTTCCTCGACCATGTCCGCGGGCTCGGCCGCCCGGTGCTCAACAACCCGAAGGGTCAGGATCACCCGGTGCCCAAGGACCTGGTGCGACGCGCGGTCATCAACCCGGTCCCGATGTGGACGTGGTCACTGGTGTGGCGGCGCGACGACGACAACCCCGCCGTGGCCGCGTTGGTCGATGAATTCACCCGTGGCATCGGTGATTTCGGACTGAATGAGGCGTCGGTCTGGCTTCCAGCCGATGATCCGCATCGACCCTGCGACCAGGGCGGCGGCTAA
- a CDS encoding SDR family oxidoreductase produces MTEQTTALVTGANRGLGRKFAAELISRGVKVYAAARRPETIDLPGVVPIQLDITDPESVRRAAAVAEDVTVLINNAGVSTEADLLSGPIEDIRLEMETHYFGTLNVTREFVPVIEKNGGGSILNVLSVLSWYHAPSFGAYSAAKAAGWAMTDALRTELAPRGVHVAALHVGFMDTDMASFVPADQKADPAVVAKLAVDGLFSGRPEILADDLTKQVKAGLATANG; encoded by the coding sequence ATGACAGAGCAGACCACCGCGCTGGTAACGGGCGCGAACCGCGGATTGGGACGAAAGTTCGCCGCCGAACTGATCTCGCGGGGAGTCAAGGTGTACGCCGCGGCCCGCAGGCCCGAAACGATCGACCTGCCCGGCGTGGTGCCGATCCAGCTGGACATCACCGATCCGGAGTCGGTCCGTCGGGCGGCGGCGGTCGCCGAGGACGTCACGGTCCTGATCAACAACGCCGGCGTCTCAACAGAGGCCGATTTGCTCAGCGGACCGATCGAGGACATCCGGCTGGAGATGGAAACGCATTACTTCGGCACGCTCAACGTCACCCGCGAGTTCGTCCCGGTCATCGAGAAGAACGGTGGCGGCTCCATCCTGAATGTTCTGTCGGTGCTGTCCTGGTATCACGCACCGTCGTTCGGGGCCTACTCGGCAGCCAAAGCGGCCGGCTGGGCCATGACGGATGCACTGCGAACTGAACTGGCGCCCAGGGGCGTTCACGTCGCAGCCCTGCACGTCGGGTTCATGGACACCGATATGGCCTCCTTTGTCCCCGCCGACCAGAAGGCCGATCCCGCAGTGGTGGCGAAGCTGGCGGTGGACGGACTATTCAGCGGCCGGCCCGAGATCCTCGCCGATGACCTGACCAAGCAGGTCAAGGCCGGACTGGCCACCGCGAACGGCTAG